From the Chloroflexus aurantiacus J-10-fl genome, one window contains:
- a CDS encoding glycosyltransferase family 2 protein, with translation MDKRPSISVFFPACNDAGTIGSMVVAAIETLEEITDDYEVIVVENGSTDYTVDVLESLAKRYDRLRVYTHRQALGYGGALRVGFAKATKDLIFYTDGDAQYDPRELKLLLPALRDDIDIVNGWKIDRGDPLHRIIIGRIYHHTVKFLFGFKLRDVDCDFRLIRRHVFDDIELESDSGTICLELVKKLQDAGYRFAEVPVHHYHRTYGKSQFFNFPRLWRTFVQLIGLWWKLVVRREHMRKRKKRLAPEEIAR, from the coding sequence ATGGACAAGCGACCCAGTATCAGCGTCTTTTTTCCCGCCTGCAATGATGCCGGTACAATTGGTAGTATGGTGGTTGCAGCTATCGAGACGCTGGAAGAAATTACCGATGATTACGAGGTGATTGTTGTCGAGAATGGAAGTACTGACTACACGGTTGATGTTCTCGAATCACTGGCAAAGCGCTATGATCGGCTGCGCGTGTACACACATCGCCAGGCGTTAGGGTACGGTGGAGCGTTACGGGTTGGCTTTGCCAAAGCAACGAAAGACCTGATCTTCTACACCGACGGCGATGCGCAGTACGATCCACGCGAACTCAAGCTTCTCTTACCGGCACTGCGTGACGATATCGACATTGTGAATGGCTGGAAGATAGATCGCGGAGACCCGTTGCATCGCATTATCATCGGTCGTATCTACCACCACACGGTGAAATTTCTCTTCGGCTTTAAATTGCGCGACGTTGACTGCGATTTTCGGCTTATTCGCCGGCATGTATTCGACGATATTGAGCTGGAATCAGACAGCGGGACGATTTGCCTGGAGCTGGTGAAGAAGCTACAAGATGCCGGCTATCGCTTCGCCGAAGTACCGGTTCATCACTACCACCGCACTTACGGCAAGAGTCAGTTCTTCAACTTCCCACGGCTCTGGCGCACCTTTGTTCAACTTATTGGCCTGTGGTGGAAGCTGGTGGTACGTCGTGAGCACATGCGCAAGCGCAAAAAGCGCCTGGCACCTGAAGAGATTGCTCGCTAA
- a CDS encoding Crp/Fnr family transcriptional regulator: MTSRLQEAEVIVWDRLSPFGQAQSFRRHNTIYTPTQPAQTLYLLMSGQVGLHLASREGRLLTMRVVEERQAFGLSVFERDATYDTFAEALTPVRVLAVPRSEVLQAMAEDGTLAMAMLELLGQQRMIVSRRIEEVAFKSVPARLASVLLEMSETQQVAAPQPNRLPRRTHQQLADMINAYRETVTKVINQFRDARLLDVDSSGITLLNPSRLRELAQS, encoded by the coding sequence ATGACCTCACGGCTGCAAGAAGCGGAAGTGATCGTCTGGGATCGTTTAAGCCCTTTTGGACAGGCGCAATCCTTTCGCCGGCACAATACAATCTACACTCCGACCCAACCGGCACAAACCCTTTACCTGCTAATGAGTGGTCAGGTTGGGTTACATCTTGCGTCACGCGAAGGACGGCTACTCACTATGCGTGTTGTCGAAGAGCGACAGGCGTTCGGCTTGAGTGTCTTTGAGCGTGATGCAACCTATGATACCTTTGCCGAAGCGTTGACGCCGGTACGGGTGTTGGCGGTTCCCCGGAGTGAGGTACTGCAAGCGATGGCTGAAGACGGGACGCTGGCCATGGCAATGCTTGAACTTCTCGGCCAGCAACGTATGATCGTGAGCCGACGAATTGAGGAGGTGGCCTTTAAGTCAGTTCCGGCCCGGTTGGCTTCAGTCCTCCTCGAAATGTCGGAGACGCAACAGGTGGCTGCCCCGCAACCGAATCGCTTGCCCCGGCGCACCCATCAACAGCTTGCTGATATGATCAATGCGTATCGCGAAACCGTGACTAAGGTCATTAATCAGTTCCGCGATGCCCGTCTGCTCGACGTGGATAGTTCCGGCATTACCCTGTTGAACCCATCCCGACTACGCGAGCTGGCTCAGAGTTAG
- a CDS encoding peptide ABC transporter substrate-binding protein, whose product MLSVLLAACATLPPPTPTATMLPTATLPPTATPLPRGGTLSIRIAAPVTDLRPWQPRSRGEEHLISLLYSGLMRLDADLWPNPDLAERLDIDVDGRRLTFTLRQNVYWHDGEPLTAADVLFTLEALRSLPETSTALLADLRYIAAASAPDERTVVIELRSRYAPMLSLLAVPILPRHLFAGRDVSQINFLDQPIGSGPFRLRERQADGSLVLERHDQYHHGSPLLDQVMLTVMPETATAQQALRDGQLLVAELPWGAQDALVDVTTLRNGSIPENGVYFLAFNLRPGRPFADVRLRQALATAIDLPRLVETATKGVGVPVGNGALPGSWADLTPPLPAGDLPAAREILDAAGWVLPPGATIRQREGVPLIARLYVRNDDERRLVAARRIAEIAASIGIQIVVEPADFATVILARYVAPYDFDLLLGSWLNGAGDPNFADTMFYDPDDFALFHSSQLEQGPGDTRATRNFVGFNDPVYDEQALIARQLYGREERRSAIAQTQARLASELPYLYLWVDRTAVVINTRVQTLDGPVDLTTPRYLWNIERWYLQ is encoded by the coding sequence ATGTTGAGCGTCCTCCTGGCTGCATGTGCCACACTCCCCCCACCGACGCCAACGGCAACGATGCTGCCTACAGCCACGCTCCCACCAACGGCAACCCCACTTCCCCGTGGTGGTACACTGAGCATACGAATTGCTGCTCCTGTTACCGATCTGCGCCCCTGGCAGCCACGTTCTCGTGGTGAAGAACATCTGATCAGTCTGCTCTACAGTGGTTTGATGCGTCTCGATGCCGATCTGTGGCCAAACCCCGATCTGGCTGAGCGGCTTGACATTGATGTCGATGGACGACGATTGACGTTTACGCTCCGTCAGAACGTGTACTGGCACGACGGTGAACCGCTGACGGCTGCCGATGTGCTCTTCACATTGGAAGCGCTGCGCAGTCTGCCCGAAACCAGTACTGCCCTCCTGGCCGACCTGCGCTACATTGCTGCGGCGTCTGCCCCTGATGAACGCACGGTCGTGATTGAGTTGCGCAGCCGCTATGCGCCGATGCTGAGTCTGCTAGCCGTTCCTATCTTACCCCGTCACCTGTTTGCCGGGCGTGATGTGAGTCAGATCAATTTTCTTGATCAGCCGATTGGGAGCGGCCCTTTTCGTCTGCGGGAACGGCAGGCCGATGGCAGTCTGGTGCTGGAACGACACGATCAGTATCATCACGGCTCACCACTCCTCGATCAGGTGATGCTGACAGTCATGCCGGAAACAGCGACAGCTCAGCAAGCCCTTCGTGATGGGCAATTGTTGGTGGCCGAACTGCCCTGGGGTGCCCAGGATGCGCTCGTTGATGTCACAACCTTGCGTAATGGCAGTATTCCCGAAAATGGGGTCTATTTTCTGGCCTTCAATTTGCGTCCCGGTCGTCCGTTTGCCGATGTGCGCCTGCGGCAGGCGCTGGCAACGGCTATCGATTTGCCGCGCCTGGTGGAGACGGCAACCAAGGGGGTGGGGGTGCCGGTCGGCAATGGCGCCTTGCCGGGTAGCTGGGCCGATCTGACGCCGCCACTGCCGGCTGGCGACCTGCCGGCTGCACGCGAGATACTTGATGCCGCCGGTTGGGTATTGCCTCCCGGTGCAACAATCCGCCAACGGGAGGGAGTACCGCTGATCGCCCGCCTCTACGTTCGGAACGATGATGAACGGCGATTGGTGGCTGCCCGTCGCATCGCCGAAATTGCTGCCAGCATCGGTATCCAGATTGTCGTAGAACCGGCTGATTTCGCAACCGTCATTCTGGCACGCTACGTGGCACCATACGATTTCGACCTCTTGCTGGGAAGCTGGTTGAACGGCGCCGGTGATCCGAACTTTGCCGATACGATGTTCTACGACCCCGATGATTTTGCGCTCTTCCATTCCAGTCAGCTTGAACAGGGGCCGGGTGACACCCGTGCTACCCGCAATTTTGTTGGCTTCAACGATCCGGTGTACGACGAGCAGGCACTGATTGCCCGTCAGCTCTACGGTCGTGAGGAACGGCGCAGTGCAATTGCCCAGACCCAGGCTCGCCTGGCCAGTGAATTGCCTTACCTCTACTTATGGGTTGATCGCACCGCAGTCGTGATCAACACACGGGTACAAACGCTTGACGGGCCGGTTGATCTGACGACACCGCGCTACTTGTGGAATATTGAACGCTGGTACCTTCAGTAA
- a CDS encoding ATP-binding protein, which yields MKNPFAERGRITDPGKFVGRWRELGAACEQLERRRPLLLYGPSGSGRSSLLTHLAQAAGAVLEIPNLNAFYLDLSLLPDAATTYGLIVRALGGSEPTIAALEQRLAASGRPVLICLDGVEAAIAAGWGEDLLERLGRLARRSAPGYHGVAGPTGQTLAYDLMVVGAIRGTPPMLSEPFATVRLGPLSFAEARLLLDSYLEEGERLFSADEVRELMTLSAGQPAFLQRAAYHLYETRRRPTYRWRKAYRAELREHPPLDNPLPPAIFETDEDDDDETDDTLPEQLERATPVRRRLRASHPPGDDLRPLLAAVGPLLAGLISFQASSSWPVGIAIGAAGYLAVIAWNWRRSE from the coding sequence ATGAAAAATCCCTTCGCTGAGCGCGGACGGATTACCGATCCGGGCAAATTTGTTGGTCGCTGGCGCGAGCTGGGAGCGGCATGTGAACAACTCGAACGCCGTCGCCCACTCTTGCTGTACGGGCCGAGCGGGAGTGGTCGATCATCGCTGTTGACGCACCTGGCACAGGCCGCTGGAGCAGTGCTGGAAATCCCCAATCTGAACGCCTTCTACCTTGATCTTTCCCTGTTGCCTGATGCGGCGACAACGTATGGTCTGATCGTTCGTGCTCTGGGGGGGAGTGAACCAACGATTGCGGCTTTGGAACAGCGTCTGGCGGCCAGTGGCAGGCCGGTCTTGATCTGTCTCGATGGGGTCGAGGCCGCGATTGCCGCCGGTTGGGGTGAAGACCTGCTCGAACGATTGGGCCGCCTGGCCCGGCGAAGTGCGCCCGGCTACCACGGAGTAGCCGGGCCAACCGGGCAAACGCTGGCATACGATCTGATGGTTGTCGGGGCCATCCGTGGCACACCACCCATGCTGAGTGAACCATTCGCCACGGTGCGGCTAGGGCCATTGAGCTTCGCCGAAGCGCGCCTTTTGCTCGATAGCTACCTCGAAGAAGGTGAGCGTCTGTTTAGTGCTGATGAAGTACGCGAGTTGATGACGCTGAGTGCCGGTCAGCCGGCCTTTTTGCAGCGTGCGGCCTACCATCTCTACGAGACGCGCCGGCGGCCAACATACCGCTGGCGGAAAGCGTACCGGGCCGAGCTACGCGAACATCCACCGCTCGATAACCCCTTACCACCTGCTATTTTCGAGACAGACGAAGACGATGACGACGAAACTGATGATACGTTACCCGAACAGCTAGAGAGGGCAACGCCGGTGCGCCGTCGTCTGCGGGCCAGTCATCCGCCCGGTGACGATTTGCGTCCGCTGTTGGCAGCCGTTGGGCCGTTGCTGGCCGGTCTGATCAGTTTTCAGGCCAGTAGTTCCTGGCCGGTAGGTATCGCAATTGGTGCCGCAGGTTATCTGGCCGTGATCGCCTGGAACTGGCGCCGGAGCGAGTAG
- a CDS encoding DNA adenine methylase, producing MPARPFLKWAGGKSQLLPELSRRIPERFGRYHEPFVGGGALFFYLWNNGLLRHGAMLSDLNAELIDCYIAVRDEVEDLIELLHRLRPYATDRDFFYDIRSWDRQPDFARRSRVERAARTIFLNRTCYNGLYRLNNKGQFNAPFGYYKNPQIVDSDNLREVSRALRNVDLRVADFAAVLDEAQAGDFVYFDPPYVPVSSTASFTSYTRRGFDEGEQRRLALVFHQLAARNCFVMLSNSSTTLAHQLYANACRVDVVLASRKINCNGSRRGLVEELIACSFPAGVFTPHKLASD from the coding sequence GTGCCTGCGCGTCCATTCCTCAAGTGGGCTGGTGGGAAAAGTCAGCTCTTGCCAGAGCTTTCGCGGCGCATTCCAGAGCGTTTTGGCCGCTATCACGAGCCGTTTGTCGGTGGTGGCGCACTCTTCTTTTACCTCTGGAACAATGGTCTGTTGCGACACGGGGCCATGCTGAGCGACCTCAACGCGGAACTGATCGACTGTTACATTGCTGTTCGTGATGAGGTTGAGGATCTGATTGAACTGCTGCATCGTCTGCGCCCGTATGCGACCGACCGTGATTTCTTCTACGATATTCGCAGTTGGGATCGCCAACCAGATTTTGCTCGTCGCTCACGGGTGGAACGTGCAGCCCGCACCATCTTTCTCAATCGCACCTGCTACAATGGTCTCTATCGCCTGAACAATAAGGGGCAGTTCAACGCCCCCTTCGGCTATTACAAGAATCCGCAGATTGTAGACAGCGATAATCTCCGTGAGGTGAGTCGGGCCTTACGCAATGTTGATCTGCGGGTGGCCGATTTCGCGGCTGTCCTCGATGAGGCTCAGGCGGGTGATTTTGTCTACTTCGATCCGCCGTATGTGCCGGTAAGCAGTACCGCTTCCTTTACCAGTTACACACGACGCGGCTTCGATGAGGGTGAACAGCGTCGGCTTGCCCTGGTCTTTCATCAACTGGCAGCGCGGAATTGTTTCGTGATGCTCTCGAATTCATCAACAACCCTGGCACATCAGTTGTACGCCAACGCCTGCCGGGTCGATGTTGTGCTGGCCAGTCGTAAAATCAATTGCAACGGCTCACGTCGCGGGCTGGTTGAAGAGCTGATTGCCTGTAGTTTTCCGGCTGGCGTGTTCACTCCACACAAGCTTGCCAGTGATTAG
- a CDS encoding ABC transporter ATP-binding protein gives MVSKGNPCLSGRGVTKIFGFGRHKTIAVDHVDFDFHEGEIVSIVGESGSGKTTLAKMLLGLINATEGEIYFQGKKRDLSSGKKKQEYWRNIQAIFQDPFSSYNIFHKIDSVLLDCIRMRGGGNLPREQKVELMTEACSFVNLKFAELTNKYPFELSGGQMQRLMIARIFLLKPKILIADEPTSMIDACSRATILDYLMKLRSETGMTLIFITHDIGLAYYVSDTIYIMERGRFVERGSADDVILQPKHPYTRRLISDVPKIYEEWDLSTV, from the coding sequence ATGGTGAGCAAGGGAAATCCGTGTTTGAGCGGTAGAGGAGTTACCAAAATTTTCGGCTTTGGCCGTCACAAGACGATCGCCGTCGATCATGTTGATTTTGATTTCCACGAAGGAGAAATCGTCTCGATTGTCGGTGAGTCGGGTAGTGGTAAGACTACTCTGGCAAAGATGTTGCTAGGGCTGATCAATGCCACTGAGGGGGAAATTTACTTCCAGGGAAAGAAACGCGACCTCAGCTCCGGCAAAAAGAAGCAGGAATACTGGCGCAACATCCAGGCTATCTTTCAGGATCCATTCTCTTCCTACAATATCTTCCATAAGATCGACTCCGTACTGCTTGATTGTATCCGAATGCGCGGCGGGGGTAACCTTCCGCGCGAACAGAAGGTGGAGTTGATGACGGAGGCGTGCAGTTTTGTCAACCTGAAGTTCGCCGAGCTGACCAACAAATATCCCTTCGAGCTGTCAGGTGGACAAATGCAGCGCTTGATGATCGCTCGCATTTTCCTCCTGAAACCCAAAATTTTGATAGCGGATGAACCGACTTCCATGATCGATGCCTGTTCACGCGCAACTATTCTGGATTATCTGATGAAGCTGCGCAGCGAAACTGGCATGACGCTTATTTTTATCACCCACGACATTGGTCTGGCCTATTATGTTTCAGATACAATCTACATCATGGAACGTGGACGCTTCGTTGAGAGGGGTTCTGCCGATGATGTGATTTTGCAGCCAAAACATCCGTATACCCGCCGATTGATCAGTGATGTGCCCAAAATCTATGAGGAATGGGATCTCTCGACGGTGTAA
- a CDS encoding ABC transporter ATP-binding protein produces MGKVMLEVRDLTTKYVTRYKEDVYAVDRVSLKIEEGKTLGIAGESGCGKSTLALSLMGYYFPPLHYISGEIIIDGQNITGMKPDEVRKSILGKEIAYIPQAAMNALNPTRKVIDFIGDVIRAHEPSWTRQMILDHARALFERLGLPPEVLYKYPVELSGGMKQRTVIAVAVILTPKVLIADEPSSALDVTSQKMVIKMLRDMMESGFIKAMIFITHELPLLYNVADDIMVMYAGQIVEKGTAKQTVFDPLHPYSKGLMGSILVPESGLRSAKLTAIPGAPPNLKNPPPGCRFADRCKYVKPECRVMSVPLYEVSQGRAYRCILSEEELRRAYNHGEQGKSVFER; encoded by the coding sequence ATGGGAAAAGTCATGCTTGAGGTCCGTGACCTCACTACCAAATATGTCACCCGCTACAAGGAAGACGTCTATGCCGTTGACCGCGTATCGCTGAAGATCGAGGAAGGCAAGACTCTCGGTATCGCTGGTGAGTCAGGCTGTGGCAAATCGACATTGGCCCTCAGTCTGATGGGCTACTACTTTCCACCCCTCCATTACATTAGCGGCGAGATTATCATCGACGGACAGAATATTACCGGCATGAAACCGGATGAGGTGCGCAAGTCGATTCTGGGGAAAGAGATTGCCTACATCCCGCAGGCGGCAATGAATGCGCTTAACCCGACACGTAAAGTCATCGACTTCATCGGTGATGTCATTCGTGCCCATGAGCCGAGCTGGACCAGGCAGATGATCCTTGATCACGCCCGCGCTTTGTTTGAGCGGCTCGGTCTACCGCCCGAGGTGCTGTACAAATATCCGGTGGAATTGTCGGGTGGTATGAAGCAACGCACGGTGATTGCTGTGGCCGTGATCCTGACACCAAAGGTGTTGATCGCTGATGAACCCTCTTCGGCACTAGATGTTACTTCGCAGAAGATGGTTATCAAGATGTTGCGCGACATGATGGAGAGTGGCTTCATCAAGGCGATGATTTTTATCACGCATGAGTTGCCGCTGCTTTACAATGTCGCCGATGACATCATGGTTATGTATGCAGGGCAGATCGTCGAAAAGGGTACGGCCAAACAGACGGTCTTTGACCCACTCCATCCATATTCCAAAGGGTTAATGGGGTCGATCCTTGTGCCAGAGAGTGGCTTGCGCAGTGCCAAGCTGACTGCCATTCCCGGCGCACCGCCAAACCTCAAAAACCCGCCACCCGGTTGTCGCTTTGCTGACCGTTGTAAATATGTCAAGCCAGAGTGCAGAGTCATGTCGGTTCCTCTATACGAGGTAAGCCAGGGCCGTGCCTATCGGTGCATTTTGTCAGAGGAGGAGTTGAGGAGGGCATACAACCATGGTGAGCAAGGGAAATCCGTGTTTGAGCGGTAG
- a CDS encoding ABC transporter permease: MQHTLRQVFRSGKFVVGFTILMTILLIVIVYPLIVRHPPLQIIGQGTFFPPGIYVSVYDAVNSPVLYTLNLEDAAVKRIENRLRQEDRVAMKEWLVAFGVPAEEIDTNDTEKLLALWEANYDPNLRLEGMTFARQRYFQRVDAALEGLLSTEPAIIAVPNSATGALEQKAIIQQTDYANVGEIANVRILPLGTDNFGRDVLTQLVTATAVSLVIGLVAGLIATTIGLTLGLLAGYIGGLVDDMIMFLTNLFTVIPTFVLLILISFSIGQDQRGAITIAAVIGLTSWVWTARAVRSQVLSLRNRDHVNLSKLSGHSVPRIILTDILPYIASYVVMAFILQVSSGILAEAGLSILGLGPRTTETPTLGLMMNWAMIYQAHILGKWWAYLPVLVTIALISFSMNLMNTGLDQVFNPALRD, from the coding sequence ATGCAACACACACTTCGACAGGTTTTTCGCTCTGGTAAGTTTGTGGTGGGATTCACTATCCTGATGACAATCCTCCTGATTGTCATTGTTTACCCTTTAATCGTGCGCCATCCACCGTTACAGATCATTGGGCAGGGAACGTTCTTCCCACCTGGTATCTATGTCAGTGTCTACGATGCCGTCAACTCGCCGGTCTTGTATACGCTTAACCTTGAGGACGCCGCCGTCAAGCGCATTGAAAACCGGTTGCGTCAGGAAGACCGTGTTGCCATGAAGGAGTGGCTGGTCGCGTTCGGGGTGCCCGCAGAAGAGATCGATACCAACGATACGGAAAAGTTGTTGGCACTCTGGGAGGCGAACTATGATCCGAACCTGCGCTTAGAGGGCATGACCTTTGCCCGGCAGCGCTATTTCCAACGGGTTGATGCTGCTCTTGAAGGGCTACTCTCTACGGAGCCGGCGATCATTGCTGTGCCCAACTCAGCGACGGGTGCCCTCGAGCAGAAAGCGATAATCCAACAAACGGACTACGCTAACGTGGGTGAGATCGCTAATGTGCGCATTCTGCCATTGGGCACGGATAATTTTGGACGTGACGTACTGACCCAACTGGTGACAGCTACGGCGGTTTCTCTGGTAATCGGACTGGTTGCAGGATTGATTGCTACTACCATCGGCCTGACATTAGGGCTACTGGCAGGATATATTGGTGGGCTAGTTGATGACATGATCATGTTCTTAACCAACTTATTTACCGTTATTCCCACGTTTGTGCTGCTCATTCTCATTTCGTTCAGTATTGGTCAGGATCAGCGCGGAGCAATTACCATTGCTGCTGTAATTGGCTTGACCTCGTGGGTGTGGACAGCCAGAGCTGTACGGTCGCAGGTACTTTCCCTGCGTAATCGTGATCATGTCAATTTATCGAAACTCTCCGGCCATTCGGTGCCTCGTATCATTCTGACCGATATTCTGCCCTACATTGCCTCATATGTAGTGATGGCATTCATCCTGCAAGTCTCATCGGGCATTTTAGCAGAGGCAGGTCTATCTATCCTGGGTCTTGGTCCACGCACTACCGAAACACCGACCTTGGGGTTGATGATGAACTGGGCCATGATTTATCAGGCGCATATTCTAGGCAAATGGTGGGCCTATCTGCCGGTGCTCGTGACAATTGCATTGATCTCCTTCTCGATGAATCTGATGAACACTGGTCTTGATCAGGTTTTCAACCCTGCTTTGAGAGATTGA
- a CDS encoding ABC transporter permease, whose translation MKGYIRYFLNKLGWFVITFVFAFVLNFTLPRLMPGDPVAAIVARQAQGISNPTGVQAIYQQYTELFGTDKPIIEQFFIYVRNVFRGDFGFSFSQYPRTVAEVIGSSIGWTLILQFPAILVGWILGNLLGAMAAYLRGGFDKVLMPSALFLSSFPAFGMAVILLVIFAVYLKWFPTSGGYGYTLIPGLTPTFLWSAFIHYQLPFWSIVLIAIGGQAIGMRSMSIYELNADYVKFARFMGIKDDKIVTYVFRNAMLPQVTGLALSLGTMVGGALIAEIVFSYPGLGTTLLNAVMGQDYPLISAATLIITFMVLTANFILEILYGVIDPRIKAAQSD comes from the coding sequence TTGAAAGGGTACATCAGATATTTTCTCAACAAACTCGGTTGGTTTGTAATCACCTTTGTCTTTGCCTTCGTCCTGAATTTTACGTTGCCTCGTCTAATGCCAGGTGATCCGGTTGCCGCAATCGTGGCACGGCAGGCGCAAGGCATCAGCAATCCAACCGGTGTGCAGGCAATCTATCAGCAATATACTGAGCTGTTTGGCACCGATAAGCCGATTATCGAGCAGTTTTTTATTTACGTACGCAATGTGTTTCGGGGTGACTTCGGGTTTTCATTTAGTCAGTATCCACGCACAGTGGCCGAGGTGATTGGTTCGTCGATTGGGTGGACACTGATCTTGCAGTTTCCAGCCATCCTTGTTGGCTGGATTTTAGGAAACTTGCTCGGTGCCATGGCTGCCTATCTCCGGGGCGGCTTTGATAAGGTACTCATGCCCTCTGCACTCTTCTTGAGCAGCTTTCCGGCTTTTGGGATGGCAGTGATTTTACTGGTGATCTTTGCGGTGTATTTGAAGTGGTTTCCCACTTCGGGAGGCTACGGCTATACGCTTATTCCTGGCCTGACACCAACGTTTCTATGGTCAGCTTTTATCCACTACCAGCTACCCTTCTGGTCGATTGTGTTGATTGCCATCGGCGGGCAGGCAATTGGCATGCGTTCGATGTCAATTTATGAACTGAATGCGGATTACGTGAAATTCGCTCGCTTCATGGGAATCAAAGACGACAAGATTGTCACTTATGTCTTTCGCAACGCCATGTTGCCACAGGTAACCGGTCTGGCATTGTCACTCGGCACGATGGTGGGCGGTGCGCTGATTGCGGAGATCGTCTTTAGCTATCCGGGTCTTGGTACAACGCTCCTGAATGCCGTTATGGGGCAGGATTACCCGCTCATCTCTGCGGCAACCTTGATCATCACATTTATGGTATTGACCGCCAACTTTATCCTCGAAATTTTATATGGCGTGATCGACCCGCGTATAAAGGCGGCTCAGTCTGATTGA